GAGTTGCTGGAGCTGGAAGGGGTGGGgatgaaaagcagcacttttctgcctcttcctctcctgcacGTGTCAGGTGCTGTTCATCCCGGCAGTGCCGGATGGGAATTGCAAGCAGGGAGGGCAACAGATCAGCCCAGGATGTAGCAACAGCAGGGTCTGAGAGGTATTGAGGCAGCAGCATTGAGGGTGAGGAAATTagatgaaagcagaaatcaagaaggaaaaagcagttaGCCATAGGTGGAAGAGTTGAAAATCACTGCCCTGCAGGGATGGTAAAACCCTTTTCGGTTTGCTTCTGTCAGAACAAGAGAGTAAAGCTTCCTTGGCTTTCAGAATACATTGTGATGTTAAGACAAGGTTTTCCTGTGTCTTGATGAAagggcctttttttttaatgggaggCTTTTGAGTATGTAAGCAGAAGATAATACTTCACATATGTTAAAGGAAATCAATGGAACTCTGGGTGAATAACTGATACTATTTCTTTACTTCTTAGATATCCAGATTGTTACAAAAGGATGCAGAGCAGGAATCCCAAATGAGAGCTGAAATTCAGAACATGAAGCAGGAACTGTCAACCATTAGTATGATGGATGAGTTTGCTAGATACGCCCGTCTGGAAAGAAGGATTAACAAAATGACTGACAAGCTTAAAACTCATGGTAGAGTTGCAATGTTTACTTCTAgcttctgaaaagcattttgtcaAATGTTTTCAATTTTAAGTATATGtcttcaacttttttttctgctccttttagCCATTTCCAGtgttcccttctttctttctttctttcattctcttttgggttttttaaaactttttggAGACcttgcttttgtctttcagttGTGCATAATTCTGCATATTCCCTTTACATTCTGTAACGGAGTAATTTAGAATCATGTCACAGGacggtttgggtttgaaaggaaCTTAaaaatcacctagttccaaccccctgccatggccagggtcaccttccactagaccaggttgctcaaagccccgtcaaacctgaccttgaatgctgccaggaatggggcagccacagcttctctgggcaacctgtgccagtgcctcaccactttTTCTTAAAGGAATTTTCCTGTGCTTCAGTGTGCAGTTCTTTACTCTTTCTCCATGATGCTCATCACTGAATCATGTTTCGAATAAGTCAAGGGAGTCCTCTGCTGCGTATATTCATACAAAATGGTGTATTGCTTGGTTGGGGCTATTTGGTTACTGTACTACAAAATGCTAGAGAGAAAGCATTGATCTATAGAGCAACCAGAGGAGATATTTCCTGTCACTTTGTGACCCTGTTTGATTTTATGCAGCAGCTTTGTGATAAAGCTCTAGTGATTTGCGTCCACTAGGATTTTGTAGTAGTATAGTTCACCATCTCATGGTAAAGAGTACACATAAACCTTTGGCACCAGAGCTTTTGCTCTTGTCTTTGCCCAAACTCACTAACTGATCCTAACAGGATTGGAGACTACTTGATTTGTCTGCCTCCTGGATGTTTATAGGCTCCTTACTTGGAGAAAGAACAGTATTTATAACTGGCAGTCTGGATTACTCTCAGTAGTATCATTCTTAACCTGATAATTTCAATTAATTAGATTTGAGTAGTTTATTTAGCAACCAACAATGTAGTTTTGGACAACTTAAGGCCACTTAGTTTGAAGATGTGCTGTCTTCACTGGGCTTCCTTATACTGGCCTGAGGTACTGTAATAGGAGAAAAATAACCACAGTAAGTTTTAATACTGAACCTGACCAAAATTGATTCACAGTGAAGGAATAGGCTTACCTGTGATGAAACAAGGCAAAAAGTGCATCTACTGAAGCCAGCATTCTCCTCTTgactaaaagggaaaaatttaCTTTATGCCTCATCTTAAATTAGTAACCGCAGTGGCTGTTATTATTCTCATTTGGGAATACTTATTCTCATTTGGGAATAGTATTCTTGATTGCATGCAACATATCTCTGTCTAGGATATTGGTGTTTTGCAACTTTTCATAGTAGGATTAATAAGAAACTACAGCATGATATGGACCAAGCACTTTATTGCAGAAGGATACCTTCAATACAGCTGTGAGTCATttgaaaagagatttttaaacaGTGTCATATCCTGAGAGTGAAATATTGATAAATTACAAGTTTTATCTAAGTATAATTCACTGTTATAAGTAATATAGagtaatattttctcttttaacagTGAAAGCACGAACTGCCCAGTTAGCCAAAATAAAGTGGGTTATAAATATTGTATTCTACGTCTTACAAGTAAGTAACTACTTTATTATGAACACAGATGACTAAACTGAATCCTCAATAGTGTTACAATTCTCTCTTGCAGTTACTGACTGATATTAGTCACACAGGTGTTTGACATTCCAGTGCCACAGTGCATGCCAAACTGGAAGAGTTTCTTGAAACAGAGTGGAGAGATGTTGCTGATAAGGTCTGGTAGTCGTGGATAGAAGGAGGTTTGAGTTTCACTGTAGCTctgtgtttctggttttgagatGACATGATAGGAGTTTGTCTTAGCTCTTTAATcactgggttttggggtttttggtttgtttgttgttttggtttttttttccacttctatgTGGCACTGGACCCAGACAAGTTCCAATACATGCAAATATATTACTTCTgttattgaaaacaaaatatgtttttgcTGAGGATGCAAATCTCACTAACAGCTGCCACACATTTTCCCACTATGACTCATCAGATTGTCCTTGTAGTTCAGACTTGATGCCAAGGAGTTGTTTGGTAATAAGGATGACAGTGGTCAACCTGGAGATGTCCTTAGGGTAATATTAAAGTGAGTTGAGTTCCTGGCAGGCATGGGTTATGGCTCAAAACAGTCATCAGAATTTAACAACTGCTGGGTTTGTCTGTGTTAGATTAGAGCCAGGCTCTCGAGAGAAGTGGTATTGTCCAGTGTCTCACTGCTAGCTCTTAATATTGTGTGTGACTTTCAGGTCATATGGAGTTTAAACATATTTTGAACTTGCTTAAGAACAATGTAAAATAACAAAGGAACTGTTCCCTTTAATTAGAATTTGCCATTTACTGTTTCAGAGTAGAGGTGGAAATGTACTTCAGTGTGTGGTGTTATCCAAGCTAATAACAATTTCAATTCTAGGCTACCTTGATGGTCTCTCTGATTTGGAGGTACTATGCTGAGCCAGTTACAGTGCTGCCGGGCAAATGGCTTGCTCCGCTGGAGCGCTTGGTAGCCTTTCCTACAGGGGTGACAGGTAAGGGCTGCATactgaaaacacacacatttcccAAGCCCACGTGGATGCTAACGTGCAGACCAAGAGCATACGCAGATTGGAAGCACTTCCGTACAGTTCTTCTGACTCCCTTGAAACAGGGAGGAGTTTTAAACATTCGTAGCTGTTTCTTATGTATTCCAGTAGTGTCAGTTTAACTGACAATCAAATGGGCtctttgtcatttttatttcttctcagtCAGAGCAGCTTTGTCTGCATCTGGATGGAATTGACCCAGGAGAAGATTtgaaatcagaaatatttttatattaaggATCCACTGGAATTAAGTAgagttgcatttaaaaatgggCAAATACTTCATAGGTCTGTATTGTTTGAGTATTTCTTACAATTGCTGGGTTTCATGCTAGTGTAACTCCAGGGTGATTTAGGCATCCTCTCTTGGCCTTTTGCCATGCCTGTTCCCACCCTTTTTCCTGTCACACTTTGCTGCATTTTTGCCTActtaaatccttttcttttggGCAGTCTAACAAATGAATAATCAGAATGATGCCACAAATTGCAGGCACCTGTTCCTGAGAGAAAAGTGTGCTGACTTCATGCTAGTGGGATAAGTACATAGGACAGTGACAGGACGATATAGTGCGGAAATTTACTGTCAAGCTAAAATGCTGCTGGTGAATCTTCATATTAGGTTTGTAAGCCCTAACTGCCGCAGAAGGAATTCCAAAATGCATTGTTGGAATTTTATgttgtaatattttta
This Lathamus discolor isolate bLatDis1 chromosome 4, bLatDis1.hap1, whole genome shotgun sequence DNA region includes the following protein-coding sequences:
- the GET1 gene encoding guided entry of tail-anchored proteins factor 1 isoform X1; protein product: MAESGAWLLVLSSVFVCNALKILLPSCSSVISRLLQKDAEQESQMRAEIQNMKQELSTISMMDEFARYARLERRINKMTDKLKTHVKARTAQLAKIKWVINIVFYVLQATLMVSLIWRYYAEPVTVLPGKWLAPLERLVAFPTGVTGGVGITCWLVVCNKVVAILLHPFS
- the GET1 gene encoding guided entry of tail-anchored proteins factor 1 isoform X2, encoding MRAEIQNMKQELSTISMMDEFARYARLERRINKMTDKLKTHVKARTAQLAKIKWVINIVFYVLQATLMVSLIWRYYAEPVTVLPGKWLAPLERLVAFPTGVTGGVGITCWLVVCNKVVAILLHPFS